One stretch of Oligoflexus sp. DNA includes these proteins:
- a CDS encoding sigma-54 interaction domain-containing protein, whose protein sequence is MNPRSQAASILLQHSEDRIRRERQLDVLRMAAVNLEKSAGFVDGLKEILGSLERHCDLVLGRINFLDGVIDIGKEIRAPGGEKPIDPQVEEAIQMANQDVLRNWRPKMVPVPNFEGSRFHSTFEVERGVQLYVLSHPIKFNERKMGTLTAVKVCYGSFEPKTEQSFLSVLTSMIAQSGMINRFYPDHQNDTAAPQTVAPTLDKVKFDRSPIIGNSKAMTGVFELMQQVADTDTTVLILGESGVGKELIADALHRNSIRRGKPFIKVNCAALPETLLESELFGHERGAFTGAHTQKKGRFELAGGGTIFLDEIGDLTLTTQIKLLRVLQQREFERLGGVSTIKADVRVIAATNRNLEEMIERGQFRQDLYYRLNVFPLHVPALRERKTDVMPLTDYFIEKYRKVHNKNIRRISTPAIDMLTSYHWPGNVRELENCMERAVLLSNEGVIRGHHLPPSLQIAESTGVEAGNNLKTTLESMERELILDSLKASKGNMAKAARELGLTERVMGLRAKKYNLDPRKFRKPNA, encoded by the coding sequence ATGAATCCCCGAAGTCAGGCGGCGTCGATCTTGCTACAGCACTCAGAAGATCGCATTCGCCGGGAACGACAGCTCGATGTCCTGCGTATGGCGGCTGTCAACCTCGAGAAGAGTGCAGGGTTCGTGGATGGACTCAAAGAGATTTTGGGTTCGCTCGAAAGACACTGTGACCTTGTTCTTGGGCGCATTAACTTCCTTGATGGTGTCATAGACATCGGTAAGGAAATTCGTGCACCGGGCGGCGAGAAGCCGATCGACCCTCAGGTTGAAGAAGCGATCCAGATGGCCAACCAGGATGTGCTTCGGAACTGGCGACCTAAGATGGTTCCGGTGCCCAACTTTGAAGGCTCCCGCTTCCACAGTACCTTTGAAGTCGAGCGCGGTGTCCAGCTTTATGTGTTGAGTCATCCCATTAAATTCAACGAACGGAAAATGGGAACTCTGACCGCGGTGAAAGTCTGCTACGGCAGCTTCGAACCGAAGACGGAACAATCCTTCCTCTCCGTCCTGACTTCCATGATCGCCCAGTCGGGCATGATCAACCGCTTCTATCCCGATCATCAGAACGATACCGCGGCCCCCCAGACCGTTGCGCCCACGCTGGATAAAGTGAAATTCGATCGCTCCCCCATCATCGGCAATTCCAAGGCCATGACGGGCGTCTTCGAACTCATGCAGCAGGTCGCGGACACGGACACCACGGTTTTGATCCTGGGTGAAAGCGGTGTCGGTAAAGAGCTGATCGCCGATGCCCTGCATCGCAACAGCATTCGTCGCGGCAAGCCCTTTATCAAGGTGAACTGCGCGGCCTTGCCCGAAACACTCCTGGAAAGCGAACTTTTTGGTCATGAACGCGGGGCTTTCACCGGCGCGCATACCCAAAAGAAAGGCCGCTTTGAATTGGCCGGCGGCGGCACCATTTTCCTGGATGAAATCGGTGATCTGACGCTGACGACTCAGATTAAACTCCTCCGCGTCCTGCAGCAGCGTGAATTCGAACGCCTGGGCGGCGTGTCGACGATCAAGGCCGATGTCCGCGTGATCGCTGCCACCAACCGTAACCTGGAAGAGATGATCGAGCGTGGCCAGTTCCGTCAGGACCTTTACTATCGCTTGAACGTTTTCCCTCTGCATGTTCCGGCTCTGCGCGAACGCAAGACCGACGTTATGCCTTTGACCGATTATTTCATCGAGAAATATCGCAAGGTGCACAACAAGAACATCCGTCGTATTTCGACGCCCGCCATCGACATGCTCACGAGCTATCATTGGCCAGGGAACGTCCGTGAACTTGAAAACTGCATGGAACGCGCCGTACTTCTGAGCAATGAAGGCGTCATCCGTGGACATCACCTTCCCCCCAGTCTTCAAATCGCCGAAAGCACGGGCGTTGAAGCGGGCAACAACCTGAAGACGACCCTTGAGTCGATGGAACGTGAGTTGATCCTGGATTCGCTGAAGGCCAGCAAAGGCAATATGGCGAAAGCCGCCCGTGAACTTGGTCTGACTGAACGCGTCATGGGCCTGCGAGCCAAAAAATATAACCTCGATCCTCGCAAGTTCCGCAAACCGAACGCTTGA
- a CDS encoding DUF7219 family protein — MEESLQHFASDVGIVCALEAGGKITPQEAYKQIKARWKELKKAKKALYPKNNKDPDDDKSGD; from the coding sequence ATGGAGGAAAGTTTGCAGCATTTCGCCAGCGATGTTGGAATCGTTTGCGCGTTGGAAGCCGGCGGCAAAATCACGCCGCAGGAAGCCTATAAGCAGATCAAAGCCCGCTGGAAGGAATTGAAAAAGGCCAAGAAGGCCCTTTATCCGAAGAATAATAAAGATCCGGATGATGACAAGAGCGGTGATTGA
- a CDS encoding NAD(P)H-binding protein codes for MKAVIMGATGLVGGWVIQELLAEPRCTAVTSVGRRAQVPQVQKWKERIGSMTDLDTLLKDVEADAAFCCLGTTIKKAGSESAFEEIDWHLPIRFAKAVRKQGVKQFHVVSSLGADAASKNFYLRTKGRMEDDLKALGFETLVIYRPSLLLGEREEKRLMEHLSIKAYRWFEPLYPRFLQSWKPIEAKDVARSMVAEALAGKPGTRIQENRDMHAKLAQS; via the coding sequence ATGAAGGCCGTGATAATGGGAGCGACAGGACTGGTTGGGGGTTGGGTGATTCAGGAACTTTTGGCTGAACCACGCTGCACCGCGGTGACCAGCGTGGGACGGCGCGCGCAGGTGCCCCAGGTTCAAAAATGGAAGGAGCGCATCGGCTCCATGACCGATCTGGATACGCTTTTGAAGGATGTCGAGGCGGATGCTGCATTCTGTTGTCTGGGTACGACCATTAAGAAGGCCGGCTCCGAGTCCGCTTTCGAAGAAATAGACTGGCATCTTCCCATCCGCTTTGCCAAGGCAGTACGGAAACAGGGCGTGAAACAGTTTCATGTCGTGTCCTCGCTCGGCGCGGATGCCGCCTCGAAAAATTTCTATCTGCGAACCAAAGGCCGTATGGAAGATGACCTGAAGGCCTTGGGTTTTGAGACCCTTGTGATCTATAGACCCTCGCTTCTTTTGGGCGAACGCGAGGAAAAAAGGCTGATGGAGCATCTTTCGATCAAGGCCTATCGCTGGTTCGAGCCGCTTTATCCGCGCTTTTTGCAAAGCTGGAAACCGATCGAAGCCAAGGATGTGGCCCGGTCGATGGTGGCCGAAGCCTTGGCCGGAAAGCCGGGTACGCGCATTCAGGAAAACCGCGACATGCATGCGAAGCTCGCCCAATCGTGA
- the uvrA gene encoding excinuclease ABC subunit UvrA: MTSVQPHYVASAALESDELVVRGAEEHNLKHVSVSVPKKKLVVFTGVSGSGKSSLAFDTIFAEGQRRYVESLSSYARQFLGQMDKPKYESIRGLAPTISIEQKSASKNPRSTVGTITEVYDYLRVLYARVGVQHCYKCGKKVGRGDAASMVQQIQDMPEGTKILILAPLIEHRKGTHKDVLEVLQSQGYERVRVNGSVVSITDVQDLAKHKKHSIEAVVDRLIIKAGSSFRQRLTDSVEQALKRGQGKIIVHSEGGTDLRMSEERSCCGIAYPELDPPLFSFNAPAGMCTTCNGLGTVVAMDAEKVIPDPSLSIREGAIVPWASYFKNGDGKEGGWSKERFNAMKKQWGIDFDKPWQKLSKKHQNLILHGEPGKSLSVKWKGARSEGTWETEYEGILKSMMRRYLSTQSESMKEWYGKFMSSQACESCEGRRLKPEVLAVYVNEKSIIELCQMSIEDCRAFMQKLQLGDSQRMIAKELLKEIQARLSFLVNVGLGYLSLDRKGPTLSGGEAQRIRLASQIGSELTGVLYILDEPSIGLHQRDNQKLLSTLMHLRDLGNSLIVVEHDQETIEAADWIVDFGPGAGTEGGHIVASGPLKAVLNESKSLTGQYLSGKRKIEAPAQRRPRDEKRSIVIEGAQENNLQNIDVSIPIGLLTAVTGVSGAGKSTLINHILYPALAKKLHDADVEVGRHKKIRGLEHIDKVINIDQKPIGRTPRSNPATYTKVFDLIRDFYAMLPESQMRGYTKGRFSFNVKGGRCEPCQGDGFIKVEMHFLADVFVPCEACKGSRFNATTCEILYKGHSIADILKLSVREARDVFANHPKIVQVLDTLIEVGLSYISLGQSATTLSGGEAQRIKLARELAKRDTGRTLYVLDEPTTGLHFQDIAHLLDVIQRLVSAGNSVVVIEHNLDVIKCADWVIDIGPEGGKAGGQLVAQGTPEEVARVKDSHTGRFLKDILR; the protein is encoded by the coding sequence ATGACCTCCGTCCAGCCTCACTATGTCGCATCAGCGGCACTTGAAAGTGATGAACTTGTTGTCCGCGGCGCGGAAGAGCACAATCTCAAACATGTCTCCGTAAGTGTGCCGAAGAAAAAACTGGTGGTCTTCACCGGCGTGTCCGGTTCGGGCAAATCCAGTCTGGCCTTTGATACCATCTTCGCCGAAGGGCAAAGGCGTTATGTCGAATCCCTGTCCTCCTACGCCAGGCAATTCCTGGGGCAGATGGACAAGCCGAAATATGAATCCATCCGCGGGCTCGCGCCGACCATTTCCATCGAACAAAAATCCGCCAGTAAAAACCCGCGCTCGACCGTGGGCACCATCACCGAAGTCTATGACTATCTGCGGGTGCTCTATGCGCGCGTGGGTGTTCAGCACTGCTACAAATGTGGCAAGAAAGTGGGACGCGGTGATGCCGCCAGCATGGTCCAGCAGATTCAGGATATGCCGGAAGGCACGAAGATTCTGATCCTTGCGCCTTTGATCGAGCATCGCAAGGGAACGCATAAGGATGTACTCGAAGTCCTGCAATCCCAGGGCTACGAACGCGTGCGCGTCAACGGTTCGGTGGTCAGCATCACCGATGTACAGGACCTCGCGAAGCATAAAAAGCACAGCATCGAAGCCGTCGTGGATCGTCTGATCATCAAAGCGGGTTCGAGTTTCCGGCAGCGCCTGACTGATTCCGTCGAACAGGCTCTGAAGCGCGGCCAGGGAAAAATCATCGTCCATTCTGAAGGCGGCACCGATCTGCGCATGAGTGAAGAGCGCAGCTGCTGCGGCATCGCCTACCCCGAACTGGATCCGCCGCTCTTTTCCTTCAACGCGCCGGCCGGCATGTGTACGACCTGCAATGGCCTCGGCACTGTCGTCGCCATGGATGCGGAAAAAGTGATTCCGGATCCTTCGCTTTCGATTCGTGAGGGTGCGATCGTGCCCTGGGCCTCCTACTTCAAAAATGGCGACGGCAAGGAAGGCGGCTGGAGCAAGGAACGCTTCAATGCCATGAAAAAACAGTGGGGCATCGATTTTGACAAGCCCTGGCAGAAGCTCAGCAAGAAACATCAGAATCTTATCCTGCACGGCGAACCCGGCAAGTCGCTTTCCGTCAAATGGAAGGGCGCGCGCAGTGAAGGCACCTGGGAAACGGAATATGAAGGCATCCTGAAGAGCATGATGCGGCGCTATCTGAGCACGCAGTCGGAGAGCATGAAGGAGTGGTACGGCAAATTCATGTCCTCGCAGGCCTGTGAAAGCTGTGAGGGACGCCGTCTGAAGCCGGAAGTGCTGGCCGTCTATGTGAATGAAAAATCCATCATCGAACTCTGCCAGATGTCGATTGAAGACTGCCGCGCGTTCATGCAGAAGCTGCAGCTCGGCGACAGTCAGCGGATGATTGCCAAGGAACTTTTGAAGGAAATCCAGGCCCGTCTCAGCTTTTTGGTCAACGTCGGCCTTGGGTATTTAAGCCTGGATCGCAAAGGCCCCACGCTGTCCGGTGGCGAGGCCCAGCGTATTCGTCTCGCCTCCCAGATCGGTTCGGAACTGACGGGCGTTCTTTACATCCTGGACGAACCCTCCATCGGTCTGCATCAAAGGGATAACCAGAAACTTCTGAGCACCCTGATGCATCTGCGTGACCTCGGGAACTCGCTGATCGTGGTCGAGCATGATCAGGAAACGATCGAGGCCGCCGATTGGATCGTGGATTTCGGACCAGGCGCCGGAACTGAAGGCGGCCATATCGTGGCCAGCGGACCATTGAAAGCAGTCCTGAATGAAAGCAAGTCGCTGACTGGCCAGTACCTGAGCGGCAAACGAAAAATTGAAGCCCCCGCCCAAAGACGGCCGCGGGATGAGAAGCGCAGCATCGTGATCGAGGGCGCGCAGGAAAATAACCTGCAGAATATTGATGTCAGCATTCCGATCGGACTTCTGACTGCGGTCACCGGCGTCTCAGGCGCGGGCAAGTCCACTTTGATCAATCACATCCTTTATCCGGCTCTCGCTAAAAAACTGCATGATGCGGATGTGGAAGTCGGCCGTCACAAAAAAATACGCGGCCTGGAGCATATTGATAAGGTCATCAACATCGATCAAAAGCCGATCGGTCGAACTCCGCGCAGCAACCCGGCGACCTATACCAAGGTCTTCGATCTGATTCGTGATTTTTATGCGATGCTGCCCGAATCGCAGATGCGCGGCTACACCAAGGGTCGTTTTTCCTTCAACGTCAAAGGCGGACGCTGCGAGCCTTGCCAGGGTGATGGCTTTATCAAGGTCGAGATGCACTTTCTCGCCGATGTGTTTGTTCCCTGCGAAGCCTGCAAGGGCTCGCGCTTCAATGCGACGACCTGCGAGATTCTTTACAAGGGTCACTCCATTGCCGACATCCTCAAACTCTCCGTCCGCGAGGCGCGCGATGTCTTTGCCAATCACCCCAAGATTGTGCAGGTGCTCGATACGCTGATCGAGGTCGGTCTTTCCTATATCTCCCTCGGTCAGTCCGCGACCACGCTATCCGGCGGGGAAGCGCAGCGGATCAAGCTCGCCCGTGAGCTCGCCAAGCGCGATACCGGCCGCACCCTTTACGTTCTGGATGAACCCACGACAGGTCTTCATTTCCAGGACATCGCGCATCTTCTGGATGTGATCCAACGCCTCGTATCGGCGGGCAACAGCGTGGTGGTGATCGAGCATAACCTCGACGTCATCAAGTGTGCCGACTGGGTGATTGATATCGGCCCGGAAGGGGGCAAGGCAGGCGGTCAGCTTGTGGCGCAAGGGACCCCGGAAGAGGTGGCTCGGGTCAAGGACTCGCATACGGGGCGTTTTTTGAAGGACATTCTGCGCTGA
- a CDS encoding NAD(P)/FAD-dependent oxidoreductase produces the protein MTKHVIIVGAGFAGLNAAKKLGRMKDIRVTLIDKRNHHLFQPLLYQVSTAALSPADIAVPIRAVLSGYQNTSVLLGHVDRVDLPAKKLVMDGQDFTYDYLILACGAKHSYFGKNEWEGDAPGLKTLEQATEIRRRILLAFEMAEQEKDVEKQKKLQTFIIVGGGPTGVEMAGSIAEISRHTFAQDFKNFNPARTRVILIETGPRILASFAPTLSEKATEDLERLGVHVWTNSRVTNITADGVYIGNEFVAASTVVWAAGVAPTGVNQTLGVALDRGGRVIVETDCSLKDYPEVFVLGDQAHFPGPDGKPLPGLAPVASQQGKYAAKAIKARLKGQTIEPFRYLDKGAMATIGRNKAIAEMGPIKMSGIIAWLAWLVVHIYYLIGFKNRLLVFMQWAWSYLTYKKGARLILNKEWRTHTTPK, from the coding sequence ATGACGAAGCATGTGATTATCGTCGGTGCTGGGTTTGCCGGCCTGAATGCTGCGAAAAAACTGGGGCGCATGAAAGATATTCGCGTCACCCTTATAGATAAGCGCAATCATCATTTATTTCAGCCCCTCCTGTATCAGGTGTCGACCGCGGCTCTGAGTCCGGCCGACATCGCCGTTCCCATTCGCGCCGTGCTCTCCGGATATCAGAACACCAGCGTTCTGCTGGGACATGTGGACCGCGTGGATCTTCCAGCCAAAAAACTGGTGATGGATGGCCAGGACTTTACCTACGACTATCTGATTCTGGCGTGCGGAGCCAAGCACAGTTACTTCGGCAAAAACGAATGGGAAGGGGATGCCCCGGGTCTGAAGACTTTGGAGCAGGCCACGGAAATTCGTCGCCGCATCCTTCTCGCATTTGAAATGGCCGAGCAGGAAAAGGATGTCGAGAAGCAAAAAAAGCTGCAGACCTTCATCATTGTCGGTGGTGGCCCGACCGGAGTGGAGATGGCCGGTTCGATTGCCGAGATCAGTCGTCATACCTTTGCGCAGGATTTTAAAAACTTCAATCCTGCACGTACCCGGGTGATCCTGATCGAAACCGGACCGCGTATCCTCGCATCCTTCGCACCGACGCTGTCCGAAAAAGCCACCGAGGATCTGGAAAGACTCGGCGTCCATGTCTGGACCAATTCCCGCGTGACCAATATCACCGCCGATGGCGTTTATATCGGCAATGAATTCGTCGCCGCCTCAACGGTCGTCTGGGCGGCCGGTGTGGCTCCGACGGGTGTGAATCAAACCCTGGGTGTCGCGCTGGATCGCGGCGGCCGCGTGATTGTGGAAACCGACTGCAGCCTGAAGGATTATCCCGAGGTTTTTGTCCTCGGGGATCAGGCGCATTTTCCCGGACCGGATGGCAAACCCTTGCCCGGCCTCGCCCCTGTGGCAAGCCAGCAGGGAAAATATGCGGCCAAGGCGATCAAAGCAAGACTCAAAGGCCAGACCATCGAACCCTTCCGTTACCTCGATAAAGGCGCCATGGCCACCATCGGCCGCAACAAAGCCATTGCGGAAATGGGCCCGATCAAGATGAGCGGCATCATCGCGTGGCTCGCCTGGCTTGTGGTTCATATCTATTATCTGATTGGCTTTAAAAACAGGCTTTTGGTGTTCATGCAGTGGGCCTGGTCTTATCTCACCTATAAAAAAGGCGCGCGCCTGATCCTGAATAAGGAATGGCGCACGCATACGACGCCCAAGTAA
- a CDS encoding lysophospholipid acyltransferase family protein gives MYYLMQLLSRTLGLLSPKSLERLAATLTFIVFDLFRLRRALMLKNLDRAFGTSKTPAEKLTIARAAVFNFVQTLLETLASSRHPLARDVEVRGGEHLKAALAKGQGVYVLCFHMGNWEAMAAKVSREFAPVYAVMKTIGSAGMNRFVEELRTANGLYWIKREKKGDGFRGIRDVLNRGEIVGFIIDQARPGEPRLPFFGHPAKTNTSFAAIWRRMPAPIVPVHIHRLGFGRHVVSCEPELQLVHNKGQVSEDILQNSQLFNDVVEGIVRQHPEHYFWFHNRWK, from the coding sequence ATGTATTATCTGATGCAACTGCTTTCCCGAACGCTCGGCCTTTTGTCCCCAAAATCCCTGGAACGATTGGCTGCGACTTTGACGTTTATCGTGTTCGATCTGTTTCGCCTGCGTCGCGCTCTGATGCTGAAGAATCTGGATCGTGCCTTCGGAACCAGCAAAACGCCTGCGGAAAAGCTGACGATCGCCCGTGCGGCTGTCTTTAACTTCGTTCAGACCCTGCTCGAGACACTGGCCTCCTCACGTCATCCTTTGGCGCGTGATGTCGAGGTCCGCGGCGGGGAACACCTCAAGGCGGCTCTGGCCAAAGGTCAGGGCGTCTATGTGCTCTGCTTTCATATGGGCAACTGGGAGGCCATGGCGGCCAAGGTTTCCCGCGAGTTCGCGCCGGTCTATGCGGTGATGAAGACGATCGGTTCGGCCGGTATGAATCGCTTCGTCGAGGAACTGCGGACGGCCAATGGCCTTTATTGGATCAAGCGCGAGAAGAAAGGCGATGGCTTTCGCGGCATCCGTGATGTGCTGAATCGCGGGGAAATCGTGGGATTCATCATCGACCAGGCAAGGCCCGGCGAGCCGCGTTTGCCGTTCTTCGGACATCCGGCGAAGACCAATACCAGCTTTGCGGCCATCTGGCGTCGCATGCCTGCGCCTATCGTCCCCGTGCATATTCATCGCCTGGGTTTTGGCCGTCATGTCGTAAGCTGTGAGCCGGAACTGCAGCTGGTTCATAACAAAGGCCAGGTGTCCGAGGATATTCTGCAGAATTCCCAGCTTTTCAACGATGTCGTCGAAGGCATCGTCCGTCAGCACCCCGAACATTACTTCTGGTTCCATAATCGCTGGAAGTAA
- a CDS encoding porin — MSLPAMAQEQGASFENFLLSSPSIVSPSQYYQVKGGRFEALAGVIKSTDTDKDTDTDTDRNGTQLGAGYAQALSSQLVLGAHVKYASDTRDVTPDDLETTATEIRPSVAFSVSPLFTLGASININTGKLEQGSASESVSYNTFTLGGTVHQELLEASLAFTTSAEDDEKPWNRSPQTITVHGRYKFMPVLALGLRYEQADWPGVQASGEQPKDETESSYAVILESAVSDNSRVEVAFISTSNSIGTDGDDTTEIFLGGGFDLTPNMELGGQIRFNSGESDSTKSSGTDFALTLSMMN; from the coding sequence ATGTCACTACCAGCGATGGCTCAGGAGCAGGGAGCATCCTTCGAGAACTTTCTTCTTTCCAGCCCTTCCATTGTATCACCTTCTCAGTATTATCAGGTGAAAGGTGGCCGTTTTGAAGCTCTGGCGGGCGTTATCAAGTCCACGGATACCGACAAGGATACGGATACCGACACGGACAGGAATGGTACGCAGCTGGGTGCAGGTTACGCGCAGGCCTTGAGCAGCCAGCTCGTGTTGGGGGCTCACGTAAAGTATGCTTCCGACACACGGGACGTGACGCCTGACGATCTGGAAACCACTGCCACAGAAATTCGCCCCTCGGTGGCCTTCAGTGTGTCGCCACTCTTCACCCTGGGCGCCAGCATCAATATCAACACGGGTAAACTCGAACAAGGAAGTGCCAGTGAATCCGTGAGCTATAATACGTTCACATTAGGTGGAACTGTGCATCAGGAGCTTCTTGAGGCAAGCCTCGCCTTCACAACCTCGGCCGAAGATGACGAAAAGCCTTGGAACAGATCGCCCCAGACGATTACTGTTCATGGTCGTTATAAGTTCATGCCGGTGCTGGCTCTCGGCCTTCGCTACGAGCAGGCGGATTGGCCTGGAGTTCAGGCTTCTGGCGAGCAGCCGAAAGATGAAACAGAATCCAGCTATGCCGTGATTCTGGAATCGGCCGTCAGTGACAATTCGCGTGTTGAAGTTGCGTTCATTTCGACGTCGAACAGCATCGGCACCGATGGTGACGACACAACTGAGATCTTCCTGGGCGGTGGTTTTGACCTCACACCCAATATGGAACTCGGTGGACAAATCCGCTTTAACTCGGGCGAGTCTGATTCAACAAAATCCAGCGGCACCGACTTTGCCCTGACCCTCAGCATGATGAACTAA
- the glpX gene encoding class II fructose-bisphosphatase, whose protein sequence is MDRNLALEFVRVTEAAALSAARWVGRGDENAADHAAVESMRRAFDSMQIDATIVIGEGERDEAPMLYIGEKVGKGGPRIDIACDPLEGTSITAKGGSEALAVIAAAEHGNFLHAPDTYMKKLAVGPAARGVIDINETPTWNLQRIAKAMHKKVEDLTVIILDRPRHQELIGEVRQAGACIRLIGDGDVSAAIATADSGTGVDVLMGVGGAPEGVIAAAALRCLGGEIQGVLQFRKDDERVRARAMGITDENRVYGMDDLAKGNVMFIATGVTNGSYLRGVRYTPYGATTHSIVMRSQTGTIREITSRHHFATKPNYGW, encoded by the coding sequence ATGGATCGTAACTTGGCATTGGAATTTGTGCGTGTGACCGAAGCGGCTGCCCTATCGGCGGCGCGCTGGGTTGGACGCGGGGATGAAAACGCAGCCGATCATGCAGCTGTTGAATCCATGCGACGCGCTTTTGACTCCATGCAAATTGACGCAACCATTGTAATCGGGGAAGGGGAGCGCGACGAGGCACCCATGCTTTATATCGGCGAGAAGGTCGGCAAGGGCGGACCTCGCATTGATATCGCCTGCGATCCTTTGGAAGGCACTTCGATCACCGCCAAAGGCGGCAGCGAGGCCTTGGCTGTTATTGCGGCGGCCGAGCATGGAAACTTTCTGCACGCGCCGGATACCTACATGAAAAAGCTGGCCGTGGGACCTGCGGCACGCGGGGTGATTGATATCAATGAAACACCGACCTGGAACCTGCAGCGTATTGCCAAGGCCATGCATAAAAAAGTGGAAGACCTGACCGTGATCATCCTGGACCGCCCCCGGCATCAGGAACTGATCGGCGAAGTTCGCCAGGCCGGTGCCTGTATTCGTTTGATCGGCGATGGTGATGTGTCGGCGGCGATCGCCACCGCGGATTCCGGAACGGGTGTCGATGTTCTGATGGGTGTCGGCGGCGCCCCGGAAGGTGTGATCGCGGCGGCGGCCTTGCGTTGTCTCGGTGGGGAAATCCAAGGCGTTCTGCAATTCCGTAAAGACGACGAACGCGTGCGAGCCCGCGCCATGGGCATCACCGATGAAAACCGTGTGTATGGAATGGATGATCTGGCCAAAGGGAATGTCATGTTCATCGCGACCGGCGTGACCAATGGATCCTATCTGCGCGGCGTGCGGTATACGCCTTACGGCGCGACCACGCATTCGATTGTGATGCGCTCGCAGACCGGGACTATCCGGGAGATAACAAGTCGCCATCATTTTGCGACCAAACCGAATTACGGTTGGTAA
- a CDS encoding beta-propeller fold lactonase family protein, giving the protein MSDRFGRWALSLLMFSAVSCQKQSDNTRRTTAPTLNPDAPPASSDSVSKPTPNPVPNPGANPGPNPSPTVPPRYYAYVGGGSGQIGIYKFEVPAGTLQSVKTVPLNGAVTSFMAFHPTSPWVYVVNESGTGAVMAFSINPESGDLTKLNEISSNGGGPTHVSVDHSGKYVMTANYGTGEINSFAIQSDGRLGPAIASTIAGQNAHQILSAPVGTAVFVPCLGSNYLAQYTLNTQTGQLTALTPPTLNLVTGGPRHMAFHPAKPWAYVLKELNSTIQAVSFNEATQQLQLLGSAISTRPVPTPGTNNTGAEVQVHPNGNFVYTSNRGDNSLALFTVNTDGTLTFKSATPTGGTIPRHFSIVPNGKWILAANQDSGNVTVLELNPETGALAAKGAPTSFGAAQFVEVIDLNRYKK; this is encoded by the coding sequence ATGAGCGATCGATTCGGGAGGTGGGCTTTGAGTTTGCTCATGTTCAGTGCAGTGTCCTGTCAGAAACAAAGTGATAATACAAGGCGTACGACCGCGCCGACCCTGAATCCGGATGCGCCGCCGGCGTCTTCGGATTCGGTGAGCAAACCGACTCCCAATCCCGTCCCGAATCCCGGCGCCAACCCCGGGCCGAATCCTTCACCCACTGTGCCGCCTCGATACTATGCCTATGTCGGGGGCGGGAGCGGACAGATCGGAATCTATAAATTCGAGGTTCCCGCGGGGACGCTTCAGTCCGTGAAAACCGTGCCTTTGAATGGGGCCGTGACGAGTTTCATGGCCTTTCACCCGACTTCGCCTTGGGTTTATGTCGTCAATGAAAGCGGAACCGGGGCCGTGATGGCTTTTTCCATCAATCCCGAGAGCGGGGACCTGACCAAACTCAATGAAATTTCGTCGAACGGCGGTGGACCCACGCATGTCAGCGTCGATCACAGCGGCAAATATGTGATGACGGCCAATTATGGAACCGGGGAAATCAATAGCTTCGCGATTCAAAGTGATGGCCGCCTGGGTCCTGCGATCGCCAGCACGATCGCCGGGCAGAATGCGCATCAGATTCTGAGCGCGCCGGTGGGAACCGCTGTGTTTGTTCCCTGTCTCGGGTCGAATTATCTGGCCCAGTATACGCTCAATACCCAGACCGGGCAGCTGACCGCTCTTACGCCGCCGACCCTGAATCTGGTCACCGGCGGGCCGCGGCATATGGCCTTTCATCCCGCTAAACCCTGGGCTTATGTGCTGAAGGAATTGAATAGCACGATTCAGGCCGTGAGTTTCAACGAGGCCACGCAGCAGCTGCAGCTTTTAGGTTCGGCGATTTCCACCCGGCCCGTGCCCACGCCGGGAACGAACAACACCGGAGCCGAGGTGCAGGTGCACCCGAACGGGAATTTTGTTTATACATCGAACCGCGGGGATAATAGCCTCGCGCTCTTCACCGTGAATACGGATGGAACCCTGACCTTCAAGAGCGCGACCCCGACGGGTGGAACCATTCCTCGGCATTTTTCAATCGTGCCGAATGGAAAGTGGATCCTGGCGGCCAACCAGGATTCGGGGAACGTGACCGTTCTGGAATTGAATCCGGAAACCGGGGCTTTGGCCGCGAAGGGTGCGCCGACGAGTTTTGGTGCGGCGCAGTTTGTGGAAGTGATCGATCTGAATCGTTACAAGAAATAG